The Candidatus Methylacidiphilales bacterium region CCCATGTAGATGGTGCATTCGAGGCCGAAGCGAGCTGCGACTGTGGCTGTGGCGACGCCGTGTTGGCCAGCACCGGTTTCTGCGATGACTCGGCGTTTGCCCATTCGAACGGCAAGGAGGGCTTGTCCGAGGGCGTTGTTGATTTTGTGGGCGCCGGTGTGGAGAAGGTCTTCTCGTTTGAGATAAATTCGGGCTCCGCCGAGGTGAGCGGTGAGACGTTCTGCAAAATAGAGGGGTGTGGGACGTCCGACGTAGTGGTGGAGGAGGCGGTTGAGTTCGGCTTGGAAGGCGGGATCTTGGCGAGCGTTGAGATAGGCTTCTGTGAGTTCTTGGAGGGGTGCGACGAGGGTTTCTGGGACAAAGGAGCCGCCGTAGGGGCCGAAGTAGCCTTGCCGTGTGGGTGAAGTGCTCTGCGAGGAGGGAGAGGGCATTTACGTTAACTTGGCAGCGGCTTCACGAGCGGCAAGGATGAAGTCGCGGAGTTTGGCGGGGTCTTTTTTTCCTGGGGAGGATTCGACACCGGAGCAGACGTCTATGCCGAATGGGCGGACGGTGGCGATGGCTTCTGCGACGTTGTCTGGGGTAAGTCCTCCGGAGAGTATGACTGGGAGGGGGCTTTTTTGCACGAGCTCTCGGGCGAGTGTCCAGTCGCCTTTTTTGCCAGTGCCTCCGTATTGGGAAGAGGGAGTGTCGATCAAAAGAGCGGTTACGGGATAGTCTAGGGTGGATGAGATTTCTGAGGCTGAATGAATGGCGACAGCCTTGATGACTCGCCGAGGATGTAAGGCGCGGCAGAAGTGGGGTGATTCGTGGCCGTGGAGTTGCCAGAGGTCGAAGGGGAGATATTTTTCGATGGTTGTGATTTGTTCGTGGGTTGGGTTTACAAGGATTGCGGTGAGTGAAATGAACGGTGGGAGTGTTTGAATCCAGGGTGCTGCACTTTGGATTGATAGGGAGCGGGGGCTAGGCGGGAAGAAATTAAAACCGAGTGCATCAGCACCTGCATCGATGGATGTGAGGGCATCTTGAGCGGAGGTGATTCCGCAAATTTTGATGCGCATGGCTGTGGGTTAAGAGGCAGGTGTGGGAGGTGGGGGTGTGAGGTTTTCGCCTGGTGTGGGGGATGGAGAGAGGGGATTTGGAGGGGCTTGCCTTAGGAATGCGGGTAGGCTGTAGCCTTTGGTGGTGAGTTTGTTTTGGATCCATTCTTGGAGGAGTTGTTGTTGTTTTTGGGAGAGGATGGTGTCTGTGAATTGTTTTTTGAAGTCTTCGAGTTTGGATGGATCAGCGGGTTCACGTTTTTTTAAGTAGGCGATGAGTTGGCCATTGGGTGTGGATACAGGGGAGCTTAGTTGGTTAGTTTTGAGGCGATAAGCGAGGGATAGGAGAGATTGGCCGATGGGATGTTTGAGGATTTCGGCTTCTTGAATG contains the following coding sequences:
- a CDS encoding phosphoribosylanthranilate isomerase — translated: MRIKICGITSAQDALTSIDAGADALGFNFFPPSPRSLSIQSAAPWIQTLPPFISLTAILVNPTHEQITTIEKYLPFDLWQLHGHESPHFCRALHPRRVIKAVAIHSASEISSTLDYPVTALLIDTPSSQYGGTGKKGDWTLARELVQKSPLPVILSGGLTPDNVAEAIATVRPFGIDVCSGVESSPGKKDPAKLRDFILAAREAAAKLT